The proteins below are encoded in one region of Ostrea edulis chromosome 3, xbOstEdul1.1, whole genome shotgun sequence:
- the LOC125676804 gene encoding uncharacterized protein LOC125676804 — translation MVHGLCFQIVFLAIAAHCTLGREVEATNGQLFCVYTKDAFPEKIFDKKFDNTTEMCCNKSGTYNRYDNQGRRLECCGNGTYNPEIEICCADQVHDKKSMCCGNKVYNKDDVNNTEHLQKDECCGIQVFSSHSERRRYCNDGIKNASERSNGRNPSRKGNKRKPSLSFLFSWSGRKWKRKYPLFLINIILGNADVSIGKPPRRLRF, via the exons atggttcATGGACTTTGTTTCCAGATAGTTTTTCTTGCCATTGCTGCACATTGTACTTTGGGTCGTG AGGTAGAAGCTACGAATGGACAGCTTTTTTGTGTGTACACCAAGGATGCCTTTCCTGAGAAAATATTCGACAAGAAATTCGATAATACAACTGAAATGTGTTGTAATAAATCAGGAACGTATAATAGATATGACAATCAAGGACGGAGACTGGAGTGCTGTGGAA ACGGAACATACAATCCAGAAATCGAGATCTGTTGTGCTGACCAAGTACACGACAAGAAAAGCATGTGCTGTGGAAATAAAGTTTACAACAAAGACG ATGTGAATAATACCGAGCACCTGCAAAAAGACGAATGTTGTGGAATTCAGGTTTTCTCATCTCACTCCGAAAGACGACGCTATTGTAATGATGGGATTAAGAATGCTAGTGAAAG gtCCAATGGAAGAAATCCATCTAGAAAGGGGAACAAACGAAAGCCTTCCTTGAGCTTCCTGTTTTCTTGGAGCGGTAGGAAATGGAAAAGAAAATATCCCCTTTTTCTGATTAACATTATTCTTGGTAATGCTGATGTTTCTATCGGAAAACCTCCCAGAAGACTTCGGTTCTGA